The genomic segment TAGACGTCTTGCTGTGGTCTATGCACGGAGGTCGCTACCCGGTGCGCCCTCGACGGCAGTGGCACATCTGATCAGGAACAGTCGGTGTAGCGCTGCTCACGCCTCCTTCGGTTGCTCGCTGGGATTCGCTGGATCTGCGGGCCCCGGCATCTCCAAGCGAGTGCGCGGCAGGTACTTCCCGCCATCGAGCTCCTGCAAGTAGTCGATCAGCTGTTCGCGCACCGCGCAGCCGAGATCGAAGGCTTTGCCCGCATCGACGGCGCTCGCCGTGGCGCGTAGCTGAATGGACTGCTGGGTCGCGTCGTAGACGACCAGCTTGCACACCTCTCCGTCCCACTCGTCACGACTCTCGACGATCGCTGCCAGCTTCTTTCGGACCTTCTCGACGGGCACCCGGTAATCCGTGTGGATCATCACGATGCTGGTCTTTTGGGTGTCGTTCTTGGTCCAGTTCTCGAACTGGTTGTCCAGGAAGAAGGTGATGGGGAAGACGCGCCGCCGTCCGTCCCACGTCTTCATCGTGACGTAGCTCAGGGTGATCTCTTCCACCCAGCCGACGTCTCCCGAGATGTTTACACGGTCACCGATGCGGATCGGCTGAGCGACGGTGATCTGGATGCCAGCCAGCAAATTCGCAACTGATTTCTGCGCGGCAAAACCGATGACCACGGTCAAAACACCGGCTGAGGCCAGCAGTGAGACGCCGACCTTCTTGACGACCTCGAACTGGGTCAACGCCAGGGACAGACCGATGAAGAACACCACACCGTTGATGGCCTGGCGCGCGACCTTCACGCGCATGTGTTGGCCGTGGCGTACCAGCTCTTGGTCTGCCTCTTCGGCGATGGTCATGGAGGCGAGCACGGTGTCCGCGATCACATGAACCACGCGGGTGGTGAGCCAGACGAAGCCTGCGATGAGCAAGGTGCCGACGATGCGCCCGATGGTTCCTTCCGCGGGGATCGAAGGCTTGGTGAACTCCATCAAGGCAGACAGCATCCAGGTGCTGAGCAGCAAACGCATCGGGCCCCGGAGGCGCGTCACCAGCGCGTCGTCGAACTTGTTCGCGGTGCGGGCGGCGAGCTTCGTGGCGAAGCGCAGGATGAAGCGTGTCGCCACCATCGCGCTCAGCAGGCTGAGCACGCTCGCGAGCAAGAGCGCAATCCATTGCCAGATGGCAAGCTGCAAGAAGCTGATGCGATGGGACCAGCGCGGGAGGTAGCGGCCGATCTCTCCGGGGCCGTGCTGCGCGTAGAGGTCCGGGATTGCGGCCACGGTTCCGCGTGAGAACACCCAGACGGCCCCGCCGCCGGCCACGGGCACCCGCTGGAGGCGTATCCCGACATGGGAGTTGTTGAGTGGGATGGTGCCGAGGGTCTCGTTCAGCGCGCCGTCGTCGGGGCGCCCCTGCTCGTCGTCGCTGACGTCACTCAGGTCGATCCACAGGCCGCGATCGAGCACGTAGCGCAGCTCTCGGGCGAGCTCCGCGCCACGCTTGGGCTCCTGAGCGGCGGGGATCCCACGGAGATCCAGCGCGTAGGCGGCGCTCGCGAAGTCGCCTTCGCGGGTGGCGGTGAGGAAGAAGTCGACGGTGCGCTGGGGCGTGGAGCGGTCCAAGCCGGTTGGGGGCTTCGGCAGCCCCGGCTGCGGATTGGCGCTCGCCCCTCCCGCGAGCAGGCAGACGCAGGCGAGCAGCAGGATTGATAGGAACTTTCGCAGCTGCCGCGCGCGGACTTCGAGCTTGGCCATGGGGCGAGACGTAGCAGCGAGCGCGAGCAACGTCGATTGCTACACGCCCGCGCGCAACCGGGCGCCGCGCACTCCGAACAGCGTGGAGTGGTCGGAGGGCAAGATGGGGCCGAGCCCCCAGGAGGCCAGCGCGGCGCAGAATAGCCACGCGAGCGCGGACTCCAGGGGTTCCTCGGAGTCGAGCTCCCACACCCAGGGGCAGCGCTGGGCGAGCTGCGCCATACCGTGTGCCTGGCCACGCTGCTCAGCGGCCTGCGCCAGGCTGAGCGCTGTCTCGTGGTTTGCGCGCTGTTGTAACGCGAAGCGCCCCTCTAGCTCCCCAAAGCGCACGTCCACGGAAAGCCGCGCGGAAATGATCGCTGCCTCGCTCCCGATCCCGCTGCCGAGGTGCGCGTTGTCTTCAAAGCCCGCGACGTCGACATCCAAGGGGCTCGGCAGGCTGCGGCTCACCAGCGTTGCCGCCCTGAGCAGGCCGGAAGGCTCCAACGCGACCTGAGAGAAGACGAGCAGCGGCACCCCTCAATTGGAACTCACCCCGTTGAGGGCGTCCACCACTCGGAACAAATCACCCGTGGCGTAGTGATTGACCGCGATGAAGTTGGGAAACTTGCCGCTCTCCATCTGGCACTGCTGAGCGCGACCGAGCAGCACCTCGTACCGATTGGCTTCGGCGCTGAGCGAATTGTTGGCTAGCGGGTTCTCCACCCAGTGATTCAGCAGGAAGAGCGCGTTGCTTCGGGAGCCGCGGTTCTCGTCACAGCTGAACTCACCCACGTTCTTGAAGGAGTAGGGGGTATCCCAGGCTTCGTCCCACAGGTGTAGGTACCAGCTTGGGGGAGGTGCGCCGTCTTGACCCATCACCACCAGGCGTTGGTCGGTGTCCACTAGTTCACCGAGCGTCGGCCAGGGCGCGCCGCTCGGGTGGGAGTACGTGAGCGCCGTGAGGCCTGTCTGGTCGAACACCTTCGCGGTGTCGCTTGGGCTGACGTAGTCCTCGATCAGGAACGCCAGCACCTCGTTGGGGTGCTGCTCGAGGAAGCTCCTCACAGCGCTCATCGCATCCGCCAGGTCGCGTTTCCCCAGGGAACAATTGGAGTGGCACAGGAACGGCACTCCGTCGAGGTCGTGGGTGTCGAGCAGCATGCCGCGGATCCCGTCGGCGAGCTGCTGCTCCAAGCCGTGTTCTTGGTTTGGGGCGATCCAGCCCTCGTCGGCGTTTGACATCGAGTTGTGAGTGGTCGCGAACGCGACTTGGTCGAAGGGGCGGTCGCACAGCGCTGCGTGGCCGTTGCAGCGTCTTGGGCCGGCACCTGCGGTTCCACCCGTAGTTGTTCCGCCGCTGTTCAGGCTGCCAGCGACGCCAGCGGAGCCGCCGGTGTTCGCTCCGGCGCTGCCGCCGACCGACATCGCACCCTCACCCCCCGATCCCCCAGAGACCGCGTCTTGCTCGGCGTTGCATCCCCACCACACGCCGAGGCAAACCGCCAGGAGCCCCCCGTGTCGCAGTTTCATCACGCAAGCGTAACACGGCTGATCCACAACCAAACGGCTGACCGATGTGCACCACGCGCCAGGACGGGTCCGACGTCTGAAGACGAATCTTCGACGGCGCTCGACCTCTCCAGGGGCCTGCACTAGTGCTTTCTGCGATGGTTGCCCCGTCCAAGCCACCGCTGGGGCCTGAGCCCAGCAGCCTCGCTCGGCGGGCTAGGCGACTGGGGTTGGACCGCGCGACGCTGGTCGTGCTGGTTGGCTTGGTCGCGACCGCGGCAGCCTATTGGTACGCACGGGTGCTCGACCAACAGCGCGAGGTCGCCGCCTTCCGTCAGCACGCGAGGCTCTTCGCGGCTATGTTGCAGAAGCGTCTGGACCGCTCCTTCGAGCTGATGAACACGGTGCCAGCGCTGATCGCCGTGAAGCCGGATTTGAACTCTCGCGACTTCTCGCGCTTCGTGCGTCAGGCTGGCGAGGAGCACGCCGCATTGCAGTGGGCGCCGAAGGTCGCGGAGGGGCAGCGCAAGGAGTTCGAAGCTGCTGCCAAGGCTGACGTCGCGAAGAACTACGAGATCCGCGAGGCAAAGGGCGCCGGCCTGCTGGTGCACGCCGACGCGCGCGCGATGTACGTCCCGATCCTGTTCGTCGAGCCCGCCAACCCAGAGATCCTCGGCTTCGATCTCTACAGCGAGGAGTCTCGGCGTCGCAATGTGGAGCGCGCTCGAGACTCGGGCAAGGCGGTCGTCTCCGAGCGCTTCGAGCTGATTGAGGAGCAGCAACCGGCGCCCGCTTTGGCGGCGTACATCCCTGTGTATCGGCCGGGGCAACCGGTGGCTTCGGAGCAGCAACGTCGAGATGCCTTCATGGGGGTCGTCGCCGGTGTGCTGCGCCCAGGTGAGCTGGTCCCCAATGGTCTTGCTGGTCTCGACGCCGCGACCCTCGACGTGGCCCTGGTCGACCCAGGCGCGAGCAGCGAAGAGGGAGCGCTGCTGTACGAGAGCTCCCTGGGTGCAGAAGTTGGGATCGAGGCAGCGCCCGAGGCGGCGACCTTTCCTGTGCGCCTCGGGGACCGCAAGCTCCGGGCGATGTTCGCCCCAGGTATCGGCTTTCAACGCTTGTCCCCACGCTATCGTTTCCATGTGGCAATAGGCGGCGTGGCGTTGACCTTACTCCTGGCGCTCACTCTTGCGGTGGTGCGCACCCGGCGCGTGGTCAACGCAGCGTCCCGCGCAGCGGAGCAGCTTGGGCAGTACGAGGTGCTCGAGGAAATCGGCCGCGG from the Polyangiaceae bacterium genome contains:
- a CDS encoding mechanosensitive ion channel gives rise to the protein MAKLEVRARQLRKFLSILLLACVCLLAGGASANPQPGLPKPPTGLDRSTPQRTVDFFLTATREGDFASAAYALDLRGIPAAQEPKRGAELARELRYVLDRGLWIDLSDVSDDEQGRPDDGALNETLGTIPLNNSHVGIRLQRVPVAGGGAVWVFSRGTVAAIPDLYAQHGPGEIGRYLPRWSHRISFLQLAIWQWIALLLASVLSLLSAMVATRFILRFATKLAARTANKFDDALVTRLRGPMRLLLSTWMLSALMEFTKPSIPAEGTIGRIVGTLLIAGFVWLTTRVVHVIADTVLASMTIAEEADQELVRHGQHMRVKVARQAINGVVFFIGLSLALTQFEVVKKVGVSLLASAGVLTVVIGFAAQKSVANLLAGIQITVAQPIRIGDRVNISGDVGWVEEITLSYVTMKTWDGRRRVFPITFFLDNQFENWTKNDTQKTSIVMIHTDYRVPVEKVRKKLAAIVESRDEWDGEVCKLVVYDATQQSIQLRATASAVDAGKAFDLGCAVREQLIDYLQELDGGKYLPRTRLEMPGPADPANPSEQPKEA
- a CDS encoding CHASE domain-containing protein; protein product: MVAPSKPPLGPEPSSLARRARRLGLDRATLVVLVGLVATAAAYWYARVLDQQREVAAFRQHARLFAAMLQKRLDRSFELMNTVPALIAVKPDLNSRDFSRFVRQAGEEHAALQWAPKVAEGQRKEFEAAAKADVAKNYEIREAKGAGLLVHADARAMYVPILFVEPANPEILGFDLYSEESRRRNVERARDSGKAVVSERFELIEEQQPAPALAAYIPVYRPGQPVASEQQRRDAFMGVVAGVLRPGELVPNGLAGLDAATLDVALVDPGASSEEGALLYESSLGAEVGIEAAPEAATFPVRLGDRKLRAMFAPGIGFQRLSPRYRFHVAIGGVALTLLLALTLAVVRTRRVVNAASRAAEQLGQYEVLEEIGRGGMGVVYKARHSTLRRATAIKLLTRPSESLRTRFEREARVTSRLRHPNTVQIYDYGRTPEGALYYAMEFVAGISLSELVKSEGPQSPARVVHFLEQIVGSLAEAHAEGLVHRDIKPANIMIQSKGGVPDFVTVLDFGLVRDLSMQETLTGRNVPIGTPAYMSPEQIRDETVSEAADLYAVGGLAYYLLTATPPFQAATAVEVCMGHLNQQPEPPSSRLGRRVPPELEALVLQLLEKDVANRPSSALEVLRRLQHLEGVAPWDPEAARLWWSRKDNPEVEVLEGPVSGNRRTITVDFSSRS